The Toxoplasma gondii ME49 chromosome XII, whole genome shotgun sequence genome includes a region encoding these proteins:
- the IMC12 gene encoding alveolin domain containing intermediate filament IMC12 (encoded by transcript TGME49_248700~Gene product name based on ToxoDB Community Expert Annotation.), translated as MATEFVVPPSMLAVPNAGNVQTGTVGNIVPPSAGTRVVDVPFVHYRQTMCVKEVKVPVEVTKVAVKKVEVEGVHEVPIIKPREVNVIQAVRRNVPAPVDVYTIQKYSMPRIQPKYYDVEVPIYVPRYVEVPVPSHFVTLQKEEIPAVVPVGPPLQGLNSAPVLKPEQAYSLAPAADASDEAAGPVAPGIVEELPLHRQGSGCSALGYTRTMQNETLTAEVIVQPSGVSYETAEVARHAEKEAAVGSLASSPRVFSRVSEAENDNASERAESVDSMPQ; from the exons ATGGCAACCGAGTTCGTCGTTCCCCCCAGCATGCTGGCGGTACCCAACGCAGGAAATGTGCAGACCGGCACCGTCGGCAACATCGTGCCTCCCAGCGCAGGCACGAGAGTTGTGGATGTCCCGTTCGTCCACTACAGGCAG ACCATGTGCGTGAAAGAAGTTAAGGTGCCAGTCGAAGTCACCAAGGTTGCTGTGAAGAAGGTCGAAGTCGAGGGCGTCCATGAAGTTCCCATCATCAAGCCGCGTGAAGTCAACGTCATCCAGGCTGTCCGCCGCAACGTGCCAGCACCGGTCGATGTGTACACTATCCAG AAGTACTCGATGCCCCGGATTCAGCCCAAGTACTACGACGTCGAGGTGCCGATTTATGTGCCCCGATACGTCGAGGTTCCCGTCCCTTCGCACTTTGTGACTctgcagaaggaggagaTCCCGGCCGTTGTGCCGGTCGGTCCGCCGCTTCAGGGTCTGAACAGCGCTCCCGTTCTGAAGCCCGAACAGGCGTACAGTTTGGCGCCTGCAGCGGACGCGAGCGACGAGGCTGCGGGTCCGGTGGCCCCCGGCATCGTGGAGGAGTTGCCCCTGCACCGCCAGGGTTCGGGCTGCTCTGCGTTGGGCTACACCCGGACCATGCAGAACGAGACTTTGACTGCTGAAGTCATCGTCCAGCCGAGTGGTGTGTCCTACGAGACCGCCGAAGTTGCTCGCCACGCCGAGAAAGAGGCGGCAGTGggctctctcgcctcttcaccgcgggttttctctcgcgtgaGCGAGGCCGAAAACGACAACGCGTCGGAGCGTGCCGAGTCCGTCGACTCCATGCCCCAGTAA